Proteins from one Oncorhynchus tshawytscha isolate Ot180627B linkage group LG16, Otsh_v2.0, whole genome shotgun sequence genomic window:
- the LOC112216533 gene encoding uncharacterized protein C9orf152, translated as MLSPWCSCCNSTCSCEPIRSRSRRETAGDVSHLVEDEDQREIVADRTRMNQDITLLREQYNCTKEKQKTRVVLFRQVSADDATEISGKALVNMVPVNQEMKSTHERKRTVSEAEIDFVRHLEMTPWYTHLGIHRRTNGIVAPHPNPTFTGSNSSSLTSLSEDCPETSSDKVLGDSTSFHSEELSSSNSISGSQKLSVPVVLSRQLSFGGQQPPQFSSSPLHHYPFPQRKGPKKSEAARRLGMYTSF; from the exons ATGTTGTCGCCCTGGTGCTCCTGTTGCAATTCGACGTGTTCCTGTGAACCGATAAGATCCCGGAGTCGTAGGGAAACAGCCGGAGACGTGAGTCATTTGGTTGAGGACGAGGACCAACGTGAAATTGTCGCGGACCGAACCAGGATGAACCAGGACATTACACTTTTGAGAGAACAGTACAACTGCACTAAAGAGAAACAAAAGACCCGGGTGGTTTTATTCAGACAAG TATCAGCTGATGACGCAACAGAGATCAGTGGGAAAGCCCTGGTCAACATGGTCCCGGTCAACCAGGAGATGAAGAGCACACATGAGAGGAAGAGGACGGTGTCAGAGGCTGAGATTGATTTTGTTAGGCACCTGGAGATGACTCCGTGGTACACACACTTAGGAATCCACCGACGGACCAACGGTATCGTAGCGCCTCATCCGAACCCCACATTCACCGGCAGCAATTCTTCGAGTTTGACTTCGCTCTCTGAGGACTGTCCTGAGACGTCCAGTGACAAAGTCTTGGGGGATTCTACGTCTTTCCATTCTGAAGAGTTGAGTTCCAGTAACAGCATTTCAGGCTCCCAGAAGTTATCAGTCCCAGTCGTTTTGTCCAGACAACTGAGTTTTGGGGGCCAGCAGCCACCTCAGTTCTCCTCCAGCCCCCTTCACCACTACCCCTTCCCCCAGCGAAAAGGGCCCAAGAAGTCAGAGGCTGCCAGGAGACTTGGGATGTACACATCATTCTGA